One part of the Candidatus Borreliella tachyglossi genome encodes these proteins:
- a CDS encoding tetratricopeptide repeat protein, whose amino-acid sequence MGRNFLVCLLISFIFSFISCSDAKYMTLMAIGNYEYIRGNYQSAISIYYNLVDDNNASAWGYYNLGVVYYSLGEYESSLRMFSYAKRGKDVFLNFSVNYNEGIIYYNQGLYRKAEMAFKEALRINPASYNAKYNLELAIIKKRTIPNNLDALNIDRSKDFIENNENFLRYIENLERVLWVTRAEERIVSPREDW is encoded by the coding sequence ATGGGACGAAACTTTTTAGTTTGTTTGTTAATAAGTTTTATTTTTTCTTTTATTTCATGTTCTGATGCTAAATATATGACTCTTATGGCCATTGGAAATTATGAGTATATTAGAGGAAACTATCAGAGCGCCATATCTATTTATTACAATCTTGTAGATGATAATAATGCTTCTGCATGGGGTTATTATAATCTTGGAGTTGTATATTATTCCTTGGGGGAGTATGAAAGTTCTCTGAGGATGTTTTCATATGCAAAAAGAGGTAAGGATGTTTTTCTAAATTTTAGTGTAAATTATAATGAGGGGATAATATACTACAATCAAGGACTTTATCGAAAAGCTGAAATGGCATTTAAAGAAGCTTTAAGAATTAATCCTGCAAGCTACAATGCTAAATATAATCTTGAACTTGCAATAATTAAGAAAAGAACCATTCCGAATAATTTAGATGCTTTAAATATCGATAGAAGTAAAGATTTTATTGAGAATAATGAAAATTTTTTAAGATATATTGAGAATCTCGAGAGGGTTTTATGGGTAACGAGAGCGGAGGAAAGAATTGTGTCTCCAAGAGAAGATTGGTAA
- a CDS encoding vWA domain-containing protein, whose amino-acid sequence MNIGNYYAFYLFIVLFLVLVVYIYNFKKILPFFKTLSFMYTNNAYIKNYYIKKILMIFFFVLSLGFLIVAILNISWGQKATEDERSNLRISFVLDISRSMLSFDDGKSINRLESAKNVISLILNSFESAEHSLTIFKGKAVLVLPFSKDKASLHKVLNYIEPSLISFPGSFLGEGVFNAIEGIKDDSYYNFLIILTDGDEWGENNYYRFLKLVDALNIKSFVVGIGGNNPSPLIDNNLSVKDKDGNVVKSVLNEDNLHLLSTSLGGSYYNLYSKGANYLLNEIRNDIMKMSSNDIMLVGILRYKIFLVISLLFVVLYVFVKVAKWDETF is encoded by the coding sequence ATGAATATCGGAAATTATTATGCTTTTTATTTATTTATAGTTTTATTTTTAGTTCTTGTTGTGTATATTTATAACTTTAAAAAAATTCTTCCATTTTTCAAGACCTTAAGTTTTATGTATACTAATAATGCTTATATTAAGAATTATTATATAAAAAAAATTCTTATGATATTCTTTTTTGTCTTAAGTTTAGGTTTTTTGATTGTTGCTATTTTAAATATTTCTTGGGGACAAAAAGCTACTGAGGACGAGAGGTCAAATTTAAGGATATCTTTTGTTCTTGATATTTCTCGTAGCATGTTAAGCTTTGATGACGGAAAATCGATTAACAGACTTGAGAGTGCTAAGAATGTTATTAGCTTGATTTTGAATAGTTTTGAAAGTGCGGAGCATTCGCTTACTATTTTTAAAGGCAAGGCAGTACTAGTATTGCCATTTTCTAAGGACAAAGCTAGTTTGCATAAAGTGTTAAATTATATTGAACCTAGTTTAATAAGTTTTCCCGGCAGTTTCTTAGGTGAAGGGGTATTTAATGCCATAGAGGGAATAAAAGATGATTCTTATTATAATTTTTTAATAATTTTAACAGATGGAGATGAATGGGGCGAAAATAATTATTATAGGTTTCTTAAGTTGGTGGATGCTTTAAATATTAAGAGCTTTGTAGTTGGAATTGGAGGTAATAATCCATCTCCTTTGATTGATAATAATTTAAGTGTTAAAGATAAAGATGGTAATGTAGTGAAGTCTGTGCTTAATGAGGATAATTTGCATCTTCTTTCAACCTCACTTGGGGGTTCTTATTATAATTTATATTCAAAGGGTGCAAATTATCTTCTCAATGAGATAAGAAATGATATAATGAAAATGAGTTCAAATGATATCATGCTTGTTGGTATTCTGAGGTATAAGATTTTTTTAGTTATCTCTTTGTTATTTGTAGTACTGTATGTGTTTGTTAAGGTCGCTAAATGGGACGAAACTTTTTAG
- a CDS encoding vWA domain-containing protein gives MLTFNEPLYLILIIIVPIIIYFNHFFKGRGGTVKFPISLYGNFGSLKLRDCGLNLLYFLTYTFFYLAIIGMILTLAGPSISKKKMTYLSAGADIVIALDISPSMGAIEFSSKNRLEFAKELIKYFAYQRENDNIGLVVFAKEASLIVPLTVDRDFFSKKLDDIYIMDLGNGSALGLGISVALSHLRYSEASKKSVIVLTDGVVNSDEVYKDQVINLAQGLNVKIYSIGIGSSEELNVGFKLRSGEFYQGVLREVYDSRMLFEISNKTGGLFYSVGDDFSFKFAIQDFSKKENVERKIKISVDNNDIYNEFLFVIFCLLVLYFMFSKIFLKEVL, from the coding sequence ATGTTAACATTTAATGAGCCCTTATATTTAATTTTAATTATTATTGTCCCAATAATAATTTACTTTAATCATTTTTTTAAAGGTAGAGGTGGAACAGTTAAATTTCCAATATCTCTTTATGGAAATTTCGGATCTCTAAAATTAAGAGATTGTGGTCTGAATTTATTATATTTTTTAACTTATACTTTTTTTTATTTAGCAATAATAGGTATGATCTTGACCTTAGCAGGGCCTTCTATTTCGAAAAAGAAAATGACTTATCTTAGTGCTGGTGCTGATATTGTCATTGCGCTAGATATATCGCCTAGTATGGGTGCTATTGAGTTTTCCTCAAAGAATAGACTCGAATTTGCAAAAGAATTGATTAAATATTTCGCTTATCAGAGAGAAAATGATAATATTGGCTTAGTAGTCTTTGCAAAAGAAGCTTCGTTAATAGTACCGCTTACAGTTGATAGAGATTTTTTTTCTAAAAAATTAGATGATATTTACATTATGGATCTTGGAAATGGATCTGCTTTAGGACTTGGAATTTCTGTTGCCCTTTCTCATTTAAGATATTCTGAAGCTTCTAAAAAATCAGTGATTGTCTTAACAGATGGAGTAGTGAATTCGGATGAAGTTTATAAGGATCAGGTAATAAATCTTGCTCAAGGGTTAAATGTTAAAATCTACTCTATTGGGATTGGTAGTAGTGAAGAGCTTAATGTTGGATTTAAATTGAGATCTGGCGAATTTTATCAGGGTGTTTTAAGAGAGGTCTATGATTCCCGTATGCTTTTTGAGATTTCAAATAAGACAGGAGGGCTTTTTTATTCTGTAGGAGATGATTTTTCATTTAAGTTTGCAATTCAGGATTTTTCAAAAAAAGAAAATGTGGAGAGAAAAATTAAAATCTCTGTTGATAATAATGATATTTATAATGAATTTCTATTTGTGATATTTTGTTTGTTGGTACTTTATTTTATGTTCTCTAAGATCTTTCTAAAAGAGGTATTATGA